The Flavimarina sp. Hel_I_48 genome window below encodes:
- a CDS encoding tyrosine-protein kinase family protein, protein KLQSSKVLYITSTIKGEGKTFTAFNLALSLNSTGKSVLIIGADVRNPQLHRYIGKSEATKGLSEYLYDESIDIESITNDLEINRHHLKIVLSGRIPPNPAELLMSDRFGKLIEDAKERYDFVIVDTAPTMLVTDTLLISQHADLTLYVCRAEYTDKKLLNYPKELHTDKKLNNMAFVVNNVSYSNFGYGTKYGYGYGVDEESWIKKSLKRILK, encoded by the coding sequence AAATTACAAAGTTCTAAGGTTCTCTATATAACATCAACCATAAAGGGGGAAGGGAAGACATTTACAGCCTTCAATCTTGCATTAAGCCTCAATAGTACTGGAAAGTCTGTTTTAATTATTGGTGCAGACGTTCGCAATCCGCAATTACATAGATATATTGGCAAATCTGAAGCTACCAAAGGGCTTTCAGAATATTTATATGATGAAAGTATCGATATAGAGTCTATTACGAACGATCTTGAAATCAACAGGCATCATCTCAAAATCGTACTTTCCGGGAGAATACCACCTAATCCAGCTGAATTGTTAATGAGTGACCGTTTTGGTAAACTAATAGAAGATGCAAAAGAGCGCTATGATTTTGTGATCGTAGATACGGCACCCACCATGCTGGTTACTGATACCTTATTGATAAGTCAGCATGCTGATCTCACCCTCTACGTCTGTAGGGCAGAATACACTGATAAAAAACTTTTAAATTACCCCAAAGAACTTCACACAGACAAAAAGCTCAATAATATGGCTTTTGTTGTCAATAATGTGAGTTACTCAAATTTTGGTTATGGTACAAAATATGGTTATGGCTACGGAGTAGATGAAGAGAGCTGGATAAAGAAATCTTTGAAGCGTATACTCAAATAA
- a CDS encoding tyrosine-protein phosphatase, with product MLSILKSKNYLVNLFDGYTDIHNHILPGIDDGAQNLEESVALVSQLNEIGISNFICTPHTMGDYYPNTPETINNAADTLRTSLMAKGNTSLIQTSSEYMLDEGFSTHLKDGDLMPFTSDKHILIEISYLQPPINLEELLFDLTHAGYIPILAHPERYSYYHKRPEYYAELQRLGCLLQLNALSLSDYYGSSVKKMALELLENGQYTFLGTDVHSFRHITQLKKIIFKKKYKKLLQQVIYQTTDSFAL from the coding sequence ATGCTTTCCATTTTAAAATCAAAAAATTACCTGGTTAATCTTTTTGATGGTTATACAGATATCCATAATCATATTCTTCCCGGTATTGATGATGGAGCTCAAAATTTGGAGGAATCTGTAGCGCTTGTCAGTCAGCTTAATGAAATAGGGATCAGTAATTTTATTTGTACTCCGCATACCATGGGCGATTATTATCCAAATACCCCTGAAACTATTAATAACGCCGCTGACACTTTACGCACATCCCTAATGGCAAAGGGCAATACTTCCCTAATACAAACATCTTCTGAGTATATGCTTGACGAGGGATTCAGTACGCATCTTAAAGACGGGGATTTAATGCCTTTTACTTCAGATAAGCATATCCTAATCGAAATATCCTATCTACAGCCACCTATTAATTTAGAGGAGCTACTTTTTGATCTTACCCATGCCGGTTACATCCCTATTCTTGCCCATCCAGAACGTTACAGTTATTATCATAAAAGACCAGAATACTACGCTGAACTGCAGCGCCTAGGATGTTTATTGCAATTAAATGCACTTTCTTTGAGCGACTACTATGGTAGTTCTGTAAAGAAAATGGCACTAGAACTCCTTGAAAACGGTCAATACACTTTTCTAGGAACAGATGTTCATTCCTTCAGGCATATCACCCAACTTAAAAAAATAATTTTTAAGAAAAAGTATAAAAAACTCCTGCAACAAGTTATTTATCAAACTACGGATTCGTTTGCTTTATAA
- a CDS encoding capsule assembly Wzi family protein yields the protein MRRWCALLLSAIPLIASSQENFYGSLSSMSNVSNSSTNPFWTYANKYGRLDKESTFFILGEAGYGTQINSSNRLEVHGGLFKGDGSNRSFRIDQLYAKYTYKNILLNIGSWHRSVELHDLSSVGGDIIWSGNARALPGAELQFLKGTHIFNWLEFKGKLGHYFLGNDRYVENAQVHYKNLTFVMTLSEKDLFTIELDHYAQFGGTSKTYGKQPSAFSDYLRIFIGSNGGAGATESDQANALGNHLGSYTFTYDMQRSDYDIKLYHQTIFEDTSGREFRNFPDGVWGIYFKPQKKGFVNAFLYEFVQTVSQSGKFVPPPNGNFRGGDNYFNNSMYQSGWTYKGRIIGLPFIIPNENGRGIKINRSFVHHLGLSGSFYTIEYTLKTSYVRNLGTYNKPFDAIEEAVYSYLGFDYPTKVGVFKAQFSADFSNQTDRILAIGFGYRINF from the coding sequence ATGAGGAGATGGTGCGCATTACTCCTTTCTGCTATTCCTTTAATAGCTTCTTCCCAGGAGAATTTCTATGGAAGCCTCTCTTCAATGAGCAATGTTTCAAATAGTAGCACAAATCCATTCTGGACGTATGCCAATAAATATGGTCGTCTGGATAAGGAAAGTACTTTTTTCATTTTAGGAGAAGCAGGCTACGGTACTCAAATTAATAGTTCTAATCGCTTGGAAGTGCATGGAGGCTTGTTTAAAGGGGATGGATCAAACCGATCTTTTAGAATAGACCAGCTTTATGCAAAGTATACGTATAAAAATATACTCCTTAATATAGGATCCTGGCATCGTAGTGTGGAGCTTCATGATTTATCCAGTGTGGGAGGCGATATTATATGGAGTGGAAATGCCCGTGCACTCCCGGGGGCTGAGTTACAATTTCTAAAGGGTACGCACATTTTTAACTGGCTGGAATTTAAAGGTAAATTGGGTCATTATTTTTTAGGTAACGACCGTTATGTTGAAAATGCTCAGGTACATTATAAAAACCTGACTTTCGTAATGACCTTATCTGAGAAAGATCTATTTACCATAGAATTAGATCATTACGCGCAATTTGGCGGTACATCTAAGACTTACGGTAAGCAACCGAGTGCTTTTTCTGATTATTTAAGAATATTTATAGGCAGTAATGGTGGGGCAGGGGCTACAGAATCAGACCAGGCGAATGCATTGGGTAATCATTTGGGCTCTTATACATTTACATATGATATGCAGCGCAGTGACTATGATATAAAGCTTTACCATCAAACTATATTTGAGGACACATCAGGAAGGGAATTCCGGAATTTTCCCGATGGTGTTTGGGGAATATATTTCAAACCTCAGAAAAAAGGCTTCGTCAACGCATTCCTATATGAATTTGTACAAACAGTGTCTCAAAGTGGAAAGTTCGTTCCACCACCTAACGGTAATTTTAGAGGTGGGGATAATTATTTCAACAATAGCATGTACCAATCGGGATGGACGTATAAAGGACGTATTATAGGTTTACCTTTTATTATACCGAATGAAAATGGTAGAGGTATAAAGATAAACCGATCTTTTGTTCATCACTTAGGTTTATCTGGTAGTTTTTATACTATTGAGTATACTTTAAAAACAAGTTATGTGCGTAATCTAGGAACTTATAACAAACCATTCGATGCTATAGAAGAAGCGGTCTATTCTTATCTGGGATTTGATTATCCTACAAAAGTTGGCGTTTTTAAAGCACAATTTTCTGCCGACTTCAGTAATCAGACAGACAGGATATTGGCTATTGGGTTTGGGTATCGT